In Stenotrophomonas sp. 169, one DNA window encodes the following:
- a CDS encoding C39 family peptidase, whose amino-acid sequence MHVSWIASLLLGVVVSSSAVAARAGEVRFSGVLPNGALIEQRVESMQERRFRNLVRQHTDYSCGAAALATILKYAYHLDADEATVIEGMMGVSDQQLVRDRGFSLLDIKRYVESMGMRGRGYRVDEARLRNLRVPGLVLMDVRGFRHFVVMKQVRGDIVEVADPILGNRSLPLAEFLEAWPSRAVFIVIGSDFDRNSVLLQPNERPSARALYARQGPITDAELVDFGFSHADLF is encoded by the coding sequence ATGCACGTGTCCTGGATCGCAAGCCTGCTGCTGGGCGTGGTCGTGTCGAGCAGCGCCGTTGCGGCGCGGGCCGGCGAAGTGAGGTTCAGTGGCGTGCTGCCCAATGGCGCACTGATCGAACAACGCGTGGAGAGCATGCAGGAACGGCGTTTCCGCAACCTGGTGCGACAGCACACGGACTACAGCTGCGGCGCTGCGGCGCTGGCAACCATCCTCAAGTACGCCTATCACCTGGATGCCGACGAAGCGACGGTGATTGAAGGAATGATGGGGGTGTCCGATCAACAGCTGGTACGTGATCGCGGCTTCTCGTTGCTGGATATCAAGCGTTATGTCGAATCAATGGGCATGCGGGGCCGCGGCTACCGCGTTGATGAGGCCCGACTGCGCAACCTGCGCGTGCCCGGCCTGGTGCTGATGGATGTGCGTGGCTTCCGCCATTTCGTGGTGATGAAGCAGGTGCGCGGCGACATCGTCGAAGTCGCCGACCCGATCCTTGGCAACCGCAGCCTGCCCTTGGCTGAATTTCTTGAAGCATGGCCGTCGCGTGCCGTTTTCATCGTCATCGGCAGTGACTTCGATCGCAACAGCGTACTGCTGCAACCCAACGAACGACCCAGCGCCCGCGCACTGTACGCGCGGCAAGGGCCGATCACCGATGCCGAGCTGGTCGACTTCGGCTTCAGCCACGCCGACCTGTTCTGA